The proteins below are encoded in one region of Tomitella fengzijianii:
- a CDS encoding SDR family NAD(P)-dependent oxidoreductase, with protein sequence MGSVSGKVAVVTGAASGIGRELALELARRGAKLALADVDDRGLAQTEGQVRALGAEASGSHLDVSSRADFETFAQDVVTRFGVVHQIYNNAGISGGSHSILDSDYAVFDRVLGINLWGVIHGTKTFLPHLIASGDGHVINISSLNGIMAQPELGPYCTAKFGVRGFTETLRAEMLADQRPVAVTVVHPGGVKTNIASAALAQAESRGEVPTDRDRVRVRTYNDKLLKLPADKAARTIVDGVEDDRARVLVGNDAKALDLLVRAAPRFYTGLIAKYTEKIFG encoded by the coding sequence ATGGGAAGCGTGAGCGGCAAGGTCGCGGTGGTGACGGGTGCGGCGTCGGGGATCGGGCGCGAGCTGGCGCTGGAACTGGCGCGGCGCGGCGCGAAGCTGGCGCTGGCCGACGTGGACGACCGCGGGCTGGCGCAGACCGAGGGGCAGGTGCGGGCGCTCGGTGCCGAGGCGTCCGGTTCACACCTGGATGTGAGCAGCCGCGCGGATTTCGAGACCTTCGCGCAGGATGTGGTCACCCGATTCGGCGTGGTGCACCAGATCTACAACAACGCCGGCATCTCCGGCGGCAGCCACTCGATCCTGGACTCCGACTACGCGGTGTTCGACCGCGTCCTGGGCATCAACCTGTGGGGCGTCATCCACGGCACCAAGACGTTCCTGCCGCACCTCATCGCGTCGGGCGACGGCCACGTCATCAACATATCCAGCCTCAACGGCATCATGGCGCAGCCGGAGCTGGGGCCGTATTGCACGGCGAAGTTCGGTGTCCGCGGATTCACGGAGACGCTCCGCGCGGAGATGCTCGCCGACCAGCGGCCCGTCGCCGTCACCGTGGTGCACCCCGGCGGCGTCAAGACGAACATCGCGTCCGCGGCCCTCGCGCAGGCCGAGTCGCGCGGCGAGGTGCCGACGGACCGGGACCGGGTCCGGGTGCGCACCTACAACGACAAGCTGCTGAAGTTGCCCGCCGACAAGGCCGCCCGCACGATCGTCGACGGCGTGGAGGACGACCGCGCACGCGTCCTGGTCGGCAACGATGCCAAGGCTCTCGATCTGCTCGTGCGCGCGGCCCCCCGCTTCTACACCGGCCTCATCGCCAAGTACACGGAGAAGATCTTCGGCTGA
- a CDS encoding SagB/ThcOx family dehydrogenase, which translates to MLGTDTVTGPVRPPPGIGVVNALLAARMSTKSISAAPIPASLLVRHLSAAVGERADGSRGYPSAHSLYPVNVFVAVGRVDDLRAGAYRFDSARHSLTPGAGGDHRRALAQSTLDAGWAAHCPAVLVLAADLDAADRAFHAQGPGRGARYCWAETGAVTQNVHLCAASLGLGTVFLGGVNDDAMRVAAGPLIGETHSVLGLMPLGFIPD; encoded by the coding sequence ATGCTCGGGACCGACACGGTGACCGGCCCAGTGCGCCCGCCTCCCGGCATCGGAGTCGTCAACGCACTCCTCGCCGCCCGGATGTCCACCAAGTCGATCTCCGCCGCGCCGATCCCCGCGTCGCTCCTCGTCCGGCATCTCAGTGCCGCCGTCGGCGAACGCGCGGATGGGAGTCGCGGCTACCCCTCCGCGCATTCCCTCTACCCGGTGAACGTGTTCGTCGCGGTCGGGCGCGTCGACGATCTGCGTGCAGGCGCCTACCGATTCGACAGCGCCCGACACTCGCTCACACCTGGCGCCGGCGGGGACCATCGGCGCGCTTTAGCGCAGTCCACGCTCGACGCCGGGTGGGCCGCGCACTGCCCAGCCGTCCTGGTATTGGCAGCGGACCTCGACGCAGCCGACAGGGCGTTCCACGCCCAGGGTCCGGGACGCGGTGCGCGGTACTGCTGGGCCGAAACCGGCGCGGTCACCCAGAACGTCCACCTGTGCGCCGCCTCGCTCGGGCTCGGAACGGTCTTCCTCGGCGGGGTGAACGACGATGCGATGCGCGTGGCAGCCGGGCCGCTCATCGGAGAAACCCATTCCGTTCTGGGCCTGATGCCGCTGGGCTTCATCCCCGACTGA
- a CDS encoding GTP pyrophosphokinase → MDDADRLADPSMIEFIRRIRDPLARMQMEHQFAVDEVLTKVSILRREFLHLHRYNPIEHVGSRVKSTPSILDKVLRRGIELSPEAIRAGITDIAGVRITCSFIADTYRILDTLTAQADVRVVTIKDYIADPKPNGYKSLHAILEIPVFLTTGPVPTIVEVQIRTIAMDFWASLEHKIYYKYEGAVPAHLTADLSDAAEVAAQLDRRMEHLHQEVRTATPPSDDAVAIDVLDEKLLRRIRERIRHQQRGNE, encoded by the coding sequence ATGGACGACGCCGACCGCCTCGCAGACCCGTCGATGATCGAGTTCATCCGCCGCATACGAGATCCGCTCGCCCGGATGCAGATGGAGCATCAGTTCGCAGTCGACGAGGTTCTCACCAAGGTCTCGATCCTGCGCCGGGAGTTCCTCCACCTGCACCGGTACAACCCCATCGAACACGTCGGCTCCCGCGTCAAGTCGACGCCGAGCATCCTCGACAAGGTCCTGCGCCGCGGCATCGAACTATCCCCCGAAGCCATCCGCGCCGGCATCACCGACATCGCCGGGGTCCGGATCACCTGCAGCTTCATCGCCGATACTTACCGCATCCTCGACACTCTCACCGCACAGGCCGACGTGCGGGTGGTCACGATCAAGGACTACATCGCCGATCCCAAGCCCAACGGCTACAAGAGCCTGCACGCCATCCTCGAGATCCCCGTGTTCCTCACGACGGGCCCCGTCCCCACCATCGTGGAAGTGCAGATCCGCACGATCGCCATGGACTTCTGGGCGAGCCTCGAGCACAAGATCTACTACAAGTACGAAGGCGCCGTCCCCGCACACCTGACGGCCGACCTGTCGGATGCGGCCGAGGTCGCCGCGCAATTGGACCGCCGGATGGAGCACCTCCACCAAGAGGTCCGCACCGCCACCCCGCCCTCGGACGACGCCGTCGCCATCGACGTGCTGGACGAGAAGCTGCTGCGCCGCATCAGGGAACGCATCCGCCACCAACAGCGGGGAAACGAATGA
- a CDS encoding DMT family transporter, giving the protein MAGVWLAAAIAAELFATLSLRASRGLVKKAWLVPVVSGYVLAFGFLGGALRAGMSIGVAYGIWTAAGIAMVALLARAIWGDPLTRRMLVGIGVIAAGVVLVEAG; this is encoded by the coding sequence ATGGCGGGCGTGTGGCTGGCGGCGGCCATCGCCGCCGAACTGTTCGCGACGTTGTCGCTGCGCGCCTCCCGTGGGCTGGTGAAGAAGGCGTGGCTGGTTCCGGTGGTGTCCGGCTACGTCCTGGCGTTCGGGTTTCTCGGCGGCGCGCTGAGGGCCGGGATGTCGATCGGCGTGGCCTATGGCATCTGGACGGCCGCCGGCATCGCGATGGTGGCACTGCTGGCCCGGGCGATCTGGGGCGATCCGCTGACCAGGCGCATGCTCGTCGGCATCGGGGTGATCGCCGCGGGCGTCGTGCTCGTCGAGGCCGGCTGA
- a CDS encoding DMT family transporter: MNRWLVLAGAIGAEVLGTMSLRAATEHAAWYALVVAAYITAFALLSWLLRSGLPIGVVYGIWGASGVALTAVLATVIFGETLSAAAIAGIALIIVGVVLVETGSPDSGRDASERVP, translated from the coding sequence ATGAACAGGTGGCTGGTGCTCGCCGGCGCCATCGGGGCCGAGGTGCTCGGCACCATGTCGCTGCGCGCGGCCACCGAGCACGCGGCGTGGTACGCGCTGGTCGTCGCCGCGTATATCACCGCCTTCGCACTTCTGTCGTGGCTGCTGCGGTCGGGATTGCCGATCGGCGTCGTCTACGGCATCTGGGGTGCAAGCGGCGTCGCCCTCACGGCCGTGCTCGCCACCGTGATCTTCGGCGAGACGCTCAGCGCCGCGGCGATCGCCGGCATCGCGTTGATCATCGTCGGGGTGGTGCTGGTCGAGACGGGGTCGCCCGATTCCGGCCGGGACGCGTCCGAGCGGGTCCCGTGA